A single Opitutaceae bacterium DNA region contains:
- a CDS encoding carbohydrate kinase family protein, with protein MTFQQRALQELRSLSGKIQGKHCVAGFDGFVDTIVTPVATRHGVGEQFKAIDNITEFSQRIQGAAGKSTNIEYFPRMDKLGGNGPIMCNALLAAGTSLTYIGALGSDHVHPVFGEMVAKSKAVYTVAAPGHTTAVEFLDGKIMFGMIRSLDDVTFPSIEAKMGRRCLDQEFGSADLVALVNWTMIPYMTSIFNELRTNVFPSLPRKHRRFFFDLADPEKRLVEDLRIALKEISGFQAHGDVTLGLNLKEAQQVHSALGLGEFVGEDEGLLKAVAARLRESLAIACVVVHPRKSAACATVAGTAWVPGPYCENPLITTGAGDHFNAGFSVGQLLGASPEACLTLGVCTSGHYVRTAKSPTLHDLEAFLSQWS; from the coding sequence ATGACCTTCCAACAACGCGCCCTCCAGGAACTTCGCTCCCTCAGCGGGAAAATTCAAGGCAAGCATTGCGTCGCCGGTTTCGACGGTTTCGTCGACACAATCGTCACCCCGGTGGCGACCCGGCACGGCGTTGGGGAGCAGTTTAAGGCCATCGACAACATTACCGAATTCTCGCAACGCATCCAGGGCGCGGCAGGCAAGAGCACGAACATCGAGTATTTCCCCAGGATGGACAAATTGGGCGGCAACGGCCCGATCATGTGCAATGCGCTCCTTGCCGCGGGTACGTCGCTGACGTACATCGGGGCGCTCGGCAGCGATCATGTACATCCGGTGTTTGGCGAGATGGTCGCGAAATCCAAGGCTGTTTATACGGTCGCCGCACCTGGCCACACCACTGCCGTGGAGTTCCTCGATGGAAAGATCATGTTTGGGATGATTCGCTCCCTCGATGACGTGACCTTCCCGTCCATCGAAGCCAAGATGGGGCGCCGTTGCCTCGACCAAGAGTTTGGGTCAGCTGATCTCGTGGCACTCGTAAATTGGACGATGATCCCGTACATGACGTCGATTTTTAACGAGCTGAGGACAAATGTGTTCCCAAGCCTACCGAGGAAACACCGCCGCTTCTTCTTCGACCTCGCCGACCCGGAAAAACGTCTGGTCGAGGACCTCCGTATCGCCCTGAAAGAAATATCGGGCTTCCAGGCCCATGGCGACGTGACGTTGGGACTCAATCTGAAGGAGGCGCAACAGGTGCACAGCGCCCTGGGTTTGGGAGAATTCGTCGGCGAAGACGAAGGTTTGTTGAAGGCGGTTGCAGCCCGGCTGCGTGAAAGCCTGGCGATCGCGTGTGTGGTGGTCCACCCGCGCAAGTCCGCTGCGTGTGCAACGGTTGCAGGAACTGCCTGGGTGCCGGGACCGTATTGTGAGAATCCGCTGATCACCACTGGTGCCGGCGACCATTTCAACGCGGGGTTCAGCGTAGGTCAGTTGCTCGGTGCGTCGCCGGAAGCCTGCCTCACGCTCGGAGTTTGCACATCAGGTCACTACGTACGGACGGCAAAGAGCCCGACGCTGCACGACTTGGAGGCTTTCCTTTCACAGTGGTCTTGA
- a CDS encoding FtsX-like permease family protein, whose amino-acid sequence MTLRHWRKEPLATVALLLLVAVGVASFTAIRLANRAAVQSFRQFTQLVSGSSDFSVTHDAGPFPMRELRELRSALGREPVHLVPVIEATAPLAPSAGGGYTPLTLLGVDLVAFANIDFDQRQTAGTVRVEKLWRETASPAAIAWASAGVIERHGTQLTLLLDGKPIAVEVLGRIPETAEAPPLPENLLLFDLPVLQRVLGREGTVDRVEAVLEPGPERRERLERAKEAVASKGAGRWAVSTEDSRRESAQTMTQAFRLNLTVLSLIALLVGLYLVRQTLEAAVVRRRAELATLRALGLSPRSLLWLWLAEAIALGFLGGSVGVLLGWAGAQFAVQAVGQTVNALYFPTTAATANVTLQEAVAGTLVGVLACVVAGWIPAREASNTPPAQLLAHRLHALARDGLLRRGLAASACLVLAGAASLLPGIRLAGGSTFPLGGYLAAFLAIAGTGLLAGPAVALATRSARGLRPGKAPFRIASSFLARPSRRHGIAAAGIVCAVAMTAGMAVLVASFERSVRGWIEQSLRADFYVTKAFGHADGQRHELSTALLEKFRTTPGVREVGDQVMLQIRLDGLPTQLVGARLERIRESDTLLWRHRPKQAPDGAREAWISESFASRFDASVGRRLTLPSPKGAFEVVVTAVYSDYGNERGSIWIQLDEARERWSIAGATHAALFLADGAQAEQVRESLAASGERLLILDNRTLRSEVLRIFRQTFSITYALEVVGVGVALGGLALTLASLNLERRGELTTLRALGFYRRELSAVARWEGGLMAFTATGLGLLLSLVLGWILVYLVNKQSFGWTLQWEVPYLALLVLWSIVTGAAIAVSHVVGARAAGLAADREEE is encoded by the coding sequence GTGACGCTTCGTCACTGGCGCAAGGAGCCGCTCGCGACCGTGGCTCTCTTGCTTTTGGTGGCCGTCGGCGTGGCCTCTTTCACCGCGATTCGTCTGGCCAATCGGGCAGCCGTCCAGAGCTTTCGACAATTCACCCAACTCGTCTCCGGGTCGAGCGACTTCTCCGTAACGCATGATGCGGGACCGTTTCCCATGCGCGAGCTCAGGGAACTTCGCTCGGCGCTTGGTCGCGAGCCGGTTCACCTGGTCCCGGTCATCGAGGCCACCGCTCCGCTCGCCCCCTCAGCCGGAGGAGGATACACGCCTCTCACGTTGCTCGGCGTCGACTTGGTCGCCTTCGCCAATATCGACTTTGACCAGCGTCAGACAGCAGGCACTGTCAGGGTTGAGAAACTTTGGCGCGAAACCGCGTCGCCTGCAGCCATTGCTTGGGCAAGTGCCGGCGTGATCGAGCGCCATGGCACGCAGCTTACCCTGCTCCTCGACGGTAAGCCCATTGCGGTTGAAGTCCTAGGTCGGATCCCGGAGACGGCGGAGGCTCCCCCCCTTCCCGAGAACCTGCTCTTGTTCGACCTTCCGGTGCTTCAGCGCGTCCTTGGCCGCGAGGGTACGGTGGATCGCGTCGAGGCCGTGCTTGAGCCCGGACCGGAGCGACGGGAGCGACTGGAGCGCGCAAAGGAAGCGGTCGCCAGCAAGGGCGCGGGGCGCTGGGCGGTCTCGACCGAGGACAGTCGTCGCGAGTCCGCCCAGACCATGACCCAGGCTTTTCGCCTCAATCTGACCGTTCTCTCGCTTATCGCGCTGCTGGTTGGCCTCTACCTGGTGCGGCAGACGCTGGAGGCCGCAGTTGTCCGACGGCGCGCCGAGCTCGCCACGCTCCGCGCCCTGGGCCTCTCGCCTCGCTCCCTGCTTTGGCTTTGGCTGGCTGAAGCGATTGCCCTGGGCTTCCTCGGCGGTTCGGTGGGGGTGTTGCTCGGGTGGGCGGGCGCCCAGTTTGCGGTGCAGGCGGTGGGCCAGACCGTCAACGCCCTCTACTTTCCTACCACAGCCGCAACGGCGAACGTCACGCTTCAGGAGGCGGTCGCCGGCACCCTGGTCGGGGTCCTTGCCTGTGTAGTGGCGGGCTGGATACCAGCTCGCGAGGCCTCCAACACCCCGCCGGCCCAGCTGCTCGCCCACCGCCTGCACGCGTTGGCGCGTGACGGCCTCCTTCGCCGCGGCCTGGCCGCATCGGCTTGCCTGGTTCTCGCAGGGGCGGCTTCGCTGCTGCCGGGCATCCGCCTTGCCGGCGGGTCAACCTTCCCACTCGGCGGCTATCTTGCAGCCTTTCTTGCGATCGCGGGCACGGGGCTCCTGGCCGGGCCCGCTGTTGCACTCGCGACGCGCTCCGCACGTGGTTTGCGACCTGGCAAGGCACCGTTCAGGATTGCGTCGTCATTCCTGGCCCGGCCCAGCCGCAGGCATGGCATCGCCGCGGCGGGCATCGTCTGCGCCGTGGCCATGACGGCCGGCATGGCCGTGCTCGTGGCAAGTTTCGAGCGGTCGGTAAGAGGGTGGATCGAGCAGTCGCTTCGCGCCGATTTCTACGTCACGAAGGCCTTTGGTCATGCCGACGGGCAGAGGCATGAGCTTTCAACCGCCTTGTTGGAGAAGTTCCGAACAACCCCGGGCGTGAGGGAAGTCGGCGACCAGGTGATGCTGCAGATCCGTCTTGACGGACTTCCCACGCAGCTCGTCGGGGCCCGGCTTGAGCGTATTCGTGAATCGGATACGCTTCTGTGGAGGCATCGGCCGAAACAGGCGCCCGATGGCGCGCGGGAGGCCTGGATCAGCGAAAGTTTTGCCTCACGATTTGACGCCAGCGTGGGGCGGCGCCTCACCCTGCCCTCGCCCAAGGGCGCGTTTGAAGTGGTCGTGACCGCCGTCTACTCGGACTACGGCAACGAGCGCGGTTCCATCTGGATCCAACTCGACGAGGCGCGCGAGCGGTGGTCGATTGCCGGGGCCACCCACGCCGCGCTCTTCCTGGCTGACGGTGCCCAGGCCGAGCAGGTGCGGGAGAGCCTTGCCGCCTCGGGCGAGCGCCTCCTGATCCTCGACAACCGCACATTGCGGTCAGAAGTGCTTCGAATCTTCCGGCAGACGTTTTCCATCACCTACGCGCTGGAGGTTGTCGGCGTGGGCGTGGCGCTTGGGGGCCTGGCGCTCACTCTCGCCAGCCTCAACCTGGAGCGCCGCGGCGAACTCACGACGCTGCGCGCCCTCGGCTTCTATCGCCGGGAACTTTCCGCGGTGGCGCGTTGGGAGGGGGGATTGATGGCATTCACCGCAACCGGCTTGGGCCTCCTGCTCAGCCTCGTGCTGGGCTGGATTCTTGTGTACCTCGTGAACAAACAGTCCTTCGGCTGGACCCTGCAATGGGAGGTTCCCTACCTCGCCCTCCTTGTCCTTTGGAGCATCGTCACCGGCGCCGCCATCGCGGTATCCCATGTGGTTGGCGCCCGTGCCGCCGGCCTCGCCGCAGACAGGGAGGAGGAGTAA
- a CDS encoding MotA/TolQ/ExbB proton channel family protein, with protein sequence MSSIFAVNVWEVFLRCDPVGQVITVGLAIASIIAWAVMLGKRADLERLRRLNLAFEQHLRDQRTLLDLPESIRQKRQIPYGDLFSDAVEAYWRAAEIGRQKGTDTAQFRLEHTENALQRALSRQILRYESSMVFLATIVTGAPFLGLLGTVWGVMEAFSAVSLQQTASIQTLAPGVSAALLTTIAGLVVAIPSVFGYNYLLAQTKRLITEIENYASSLADRIELES encoded by the coding sequence ATGTCCTCCATTTTTGCCGTTAACGTTTGGGAAGTCTTTCTGCGCTGCGACCCGGTGGGCCAGGTGATCACAGTCGGTCTCGCGATCGCCAGTATAATCGCCTGGGCGGTCATGCTGGGAAAACGTGCCGACCTGGAGCGCCTGCGTCGCCTGAACCTTGCGTTCGAGCAGCACTTGCGCGACCAGCGCACCCTTCTCGACCTCCCCGAGTCAATTCGCCAAAAGCGCCAGATCCCCTATGGCGATCTTTTCAGCGATGCGGTCGAAGCCTACTGGCGCGCCGCGGAGATCGGACGCCAGAAAGGCACGGACACCGCGCAGTTCCGGCTTGAGCACACGGAGAACGCGCTCCAGCGAGCCCTGTCGCGCCAGATCCTCCGCTATGAGTCGTCGATGGTCTTTCTGGCCACGATCGTCACCGGTGCACCGTTCCTGGGCTTGCTCGGAACAGTGTGGGGTGTGATGGAAGCCTTCAGCGCGGTTTCGCTGCAGCAGACGGCAAGCATCCAAACCCTCGCTCCCGGTGTGTCGGCCGCCCTTTTGACGACCATCGCCGGCCTGGTGGTGGCCATCCCCTCTGTGTTCGGCTACAACTACCTCCTCGCGCAGACCAAGCGCTTGATCACCGAAATCGAGAACTACGCCAGCTCGCTGGCCGATCGAATCGAACTCGAATCCTGA
- a CDS encoding ABC transporter ATP-binding protein: MPEPETFLIAKNLSKRFGATQVLRDVSLTIRAGERVALTGPSGAGKSTLLNCLGGIERPDSGEIRLGGVDLSAASPEELATLRRTRIGTVFQFFHLLPTLTAAENIELPLQLAGIPEAARRERVNSLLNRVGLSHRGEHHPAELSGGEQQRVAIARAVAHRPSLVLADEPTGALDSQHGEAVLSLLREMTVESGATLILVTHSREAAAICPRHLAMRDGQILTDHEEAVL; this comes from the coding sequence ATGCCCGAACCTGAAACGTTCCTCATTGCCAAGAACCTCTCCAAACGCTTCGGCGCCACGCAAGTCCTTCGCGACGTCTCACTCACAATTCGCGCAGGCGAGCGGGTGGCGCTGACCGGGCCCTCAGGCGCGGGCAAGTCTACCCTTCTGAACTGCCTGGGTGGCATCGAGCGACCTGACTCCGGGGAGATACGACTCGGAGGCGTCGATCTTAGTGCCGCGTCGCCGGAGGAACTTGCGACGTTGAGGCGGACACGCATCGGCACCGTCTTCCAGTTTTTCCATCTCCTCCCCACACTCACCGCCGCGGAGAACATCGAGCTCCCGCTTCAGCTCGCCGGTATTCCAGAAGCGGCACGACGCGAGCGCGTGAATTCGCTCCTGAACCGCGTCGGCCTTTCCCACCGTGGGGAGCACCACCCGGCGGAGTTATCAGGCGGGGAACAACAACGGGTGGCAATCGCCAGGGCGGTCGCGCACAGGCCCTCGCTCGTGCTCGCCGACGAACCCACGGGAGCCCTCGACTCCCAACATGGTGAAGCGGTGCTGAGCCTCCTCCGTGAAATGACCGTGGAGTCCGGAGCGACGCTGATCCTTGTCACACACAGCCGCGAGGCGGCAGCCATCTGTCCCCGCCACCTGGCTATGAGGGACGGCCAGATTCTCACGGACCACGAGGAGGCAGTTCTGTGA
- a CDS encoding DNA polymerase III subunit gamma/tau, with protein MAFRPTEWPPQIEGSPAVAVIERAIGRRRLSHSLLLSGGNLQTLEQVALAIADRLLNAEGMPAKFPPAAHPDCFFLRPTKRSRQILADDTRTLIGKIQVSPAVSTEKVAIILECDRMNLAAANVFLKTLEEPPGSTTLILVTEKPYALLPTIRSRCLSFRFPEAADSVAVEGWEAWLGDYREWLGKLPGLSDKKLAGQVLLIAYGLISRFDALLTRAAELEWKRTKEGITTELTTEEEEAMEVGITNGVKLRLFASIEAATREFALPFVKSEEAALGKAYTAAVARLEKNVGLLRVNLNESAVLEDFLLASMRLWAGR; from the coding sequence ATGGCGTTCAGGCCGACAGAATGGCCGCCTCAGATCGAGGGCTCTCCCGCCGTCGCCGTCATCGAACGCGCGATAGGACGGCGGAGGTTGTCGCACAGTCTGCTGCTTTCAGGAGGAAACCTTCAAACGCTCGAGCAGGTGGCTTTGGCAATAGCCGACCGCCTGCTGAATGCAGAAGGCATGCCGGCCAAGTTCCCGCCCGCGGCGCATCCCGATTGCTTTTTCCTTCGGCCCACGAAGCGGTCGCGCCAGATCCTGGCGGATGACACCCGCACGCTCATCGGAAAGATCCAGGTCTCACCGGCCGTTTCCACCGAGAAAGTGGCCATCATCCTGGAGTGCGACCGGATGAATCTCGCTGCAGCGAATGTCTTTTTGAAAACCCTTGAGGAGCCTCCCGGGAGCACGACGCTGATCCTGGTGACCGAGAAGCCGTACGCGCTCCTGCCCACGATTAGAAGTCGTTGCCTGAGTTTTCGGTTTCCGGAAGCAGCAGACTCCGTGGCTGTCGAGGGCTGGGAGGCTTGGTTGGGCGATTATCGTGAGTGGCTGGGCAAACTCCCGGGCCTCTCCGACAAAAAGCTGGCCGGCCAGGTGCTCTTGATCGCCTACGGCCTGATTTCGCGTTTCGACGCCCTCCTGACCCGCGCGGCGGAACTGGAGTGGAAGCGGACCAAGGAGGGTATCACAACCGAGCTCACAACTGAGGAAGAAGAAGCGATGGAGGTTGGCATCACCAATGGCGTCAAGCTGCGGCTGTTCGCCTCGATCGAGGCGGCAACCCGGGAATTTGCGCTCCCCTTCGTCAAGAGCGAGGAGGCCGCGCTTGGGAAAGCCTACACCGCTGCGGTCGCTCGCCTCGAAAAGAATGTCGGGTTGCTCCGCGTGAACCTGAACGAATCTGCCGTTCTCGAGGACTTCCTGCTTGCGTCGATGCGGCTCTGGGCTGGACGTTGA
- the tmk gene encoding dTMP kinase — protein MPIPPSASRKGILISFEGSEGAGKSTQIARLAQRIQDRGHDVISTREPGGTEIGEQIRNIIVHNSKGDEMRAETELLLFAAARAQLVRETIVPALLNGTVVLSDRFLDSTTVYQGIARNLALGPVNQINRFAIGNVMPDLTVVIDVPTEVSLARIRQRASDLPDRMERENIDFYEKVREGYLVLAKGMPERIIVVDGTQPEDEIEAEIWNTVGQRFFGDSPRKAPRQKATSASKSVKANPAVRKSKKPSGKRKA, from the coding sequence ATGCCGATCCCGCCCTCCGCTTCACGCAAAGGCATTCTCATTTCCTTCGAAGGATCAGAGGGTGCCGGCAAGTCCACCCAGATCGCCCGCCTGGCGCAACGGATCCAAGACCGTGGCCATGACGTCATCTCCACCCGCGAACCGGGTGGCACGGAGATCGGCGAACAGATCCGCAACATCATCGTCCACAACTCCAAGGGCGACGAAATGCGCGCCGAGACCGAGTTGCTGCTCTTCGCCGCCGCGCGCGCCCAACTCGTGCGGGAGACCATTGTCCCGGCCCTCCTGAACGGCACCGTGGTCCTGAGCGACCGCTTCCTCGACTCCACCACGGTATACCAAGGCATTGCGCGCAACCTAGCGCTCGGCCCGGTCAACCAGATCAATCGTTTCGCCATCGGCAATGTGATGCCGGACCTGACGGTCGTCATCGACGTGCCGACAGAGGTATCCCTCGCACGGATACGCCAGCGTGCCTCGGACCTGCCGGACCGCATGGAACGCGAGAATATCGATTTCTACGAAAAGGTGCGCGAAGGATACTTGGTGCTCGCGAAGGGAATGCCGGAGCGGATCATCGTCGTCGACGGCACACAGCCTGAGGATGAGATCGAAGCGGAGATCTGGAACACCGTCGGCCAGCGCTTCTTCGGCGACAGCCCGCGCAAGGCGCCCCGCCAGAAAGCCACATCCGCGTCCAAGTCGGTGAAGGCGAACCCGGCCGTTCGCAAATCGAAGAAACCTTCCGGAAAGCGCAAGGCCTGA
- a CDS encoding lipocalin-like domain-containing protein: MRILLALLLAVTALTGIAAPALTQDGFELPTVGRHFEFPKDHGSHPTFKIEWWYLTGHLEARGGRQFGFQATFFRRAFRETDNGPLNHIHLAHMALTDLRGDRFFHQERLARDGWDAEATVGDLSVRNGPWTLRRESSAGRDTFIVEGGIKADVSFAFTLSPKKPLVVFGENGVSRKGSDPTAASHYLTFTRMGVTGDLHLPEGTLDVTGEAWMDHEFSSSQLSEGMVGWDWAGIHLDDGREVMVYRLRFKDGTQDPASRLTWVDKSGELTTRPFSWRVERTWKSAATGVEYPAVVAIDTVDPQTGTGITLRLTPKREDQELIGNRGGVTYWEGACAVESTPKSLTGKAYMELTGYAGQLRM; encoded by the coding sequence ATGCGCATCCTCTTGGCTTTGCTTCTGGCAGTCACCGCCCTCACTGGCATCGCAGCGCCCGCGTTGACGCAGGATGGATTCGAGCTGCCGACAGTCGGTCGACACTTCGAGTTTCCCAAGGATCACGGCAGCCACCCGACCTTCAAGATCGAGTGGTGGTACCTCACCGGTCATCTCGAGGCTCGCGGCGGACGCCAGTTCGGATTCCAAGCGACGTTTTTCAGGCGTGCGTTCCGCGAGACGGATAATGGCCCCCTGAACCACATTCACCTCGCCCACATGGCTTTGACTGACCTGCGGGGAGATCGCTTTTTTCACCAGGAGCGACTCGCGCGCGACGGATGGGATGCAGAGGCAACCGTCGGGGACCTCTCGGTGCGAAATGGTCCGTGGACCCTGAGGCGAGAGTCATCAGCCGGGCGGGACACCTTCATTGTGGAGGGAGGTATAAAGGCAGATGTGAGTTTCGCGTTTACGCTTTCACCCAAGAAGCCGCTGGTGGTTTTCGGGGAGAACGGTGTTTCGCGAAAGGGAAGCGATCCGACCGCCGCGAGCCATTACCTCACCTTCACCCGTATGGGTGTCACTGGCGACCTGCACCTCCCGGAGGGCACGCTGGACGTCACCGGCGAGGCTTGGATGGACCACGAGTTCAGCAGCAGCCAGCTTTCGGAAGGAATGGTAGGTTGGGACTGGGCGGGGATCCACCTCGACGACGGGCGCGAAGTCATGGTCTATCGGCTCCGCTTCAAAGATGGCACACAGGATCCTGCCTCGCGGCTTACCTGGGTGGACAAAAGCGGAGAATTGACCACCAGGCCGTTTAGCTGGCGCGTCGAGAGAACTTGGAAGAGCGCGGCAACGGGAGTCGAGTACCCCGCTGTGGTCGCGATCGACACGGTGGACCCGCAGACGGGAACTGGCATCACTCTGCGTCTCACCCCCAAGCGGGAGGACCAGGAGTTGATCGGCAATCGCGGCGGCGTCACCTACTGGGAGGGAGCGTGCGCGGTGGAGTCGACCCCCAAGTCGCTGACTGGCAAGGCCTACATGGAGCTTACGGGCTACGCCGGACAACTTCGAATGTAA
- a CDS encoding NirA family protein, whose product MSTTPILPPSTAGFSAEQKEYLQGFFAGVLASGAAPFVGQTAGGLLTAVPGQSVTPNLAAEPTVHGTPLGDLCKEERWKHEENPLDGWERLVRHAEHNQFPDPEHTYRFKTFGLFYVAPAQDSFMIRLRVPACELTAVQLRGLADIAKDFGGGYAHITTRGNLQIREIAPANLVKVLTHVQDLGLTSKGAGADNIRNITASPNSGFDPDELLDVRPHAKALHHYILNHRDLYGLPRKFNVAFDNGGSLSAAADTNDIGFFACSVTEDSLRRTPGHAAEPGIYFRVWLGGISGHGDLARDTGVLLRPGEAVAVSAAMIRVFSEHGDRTNRKKARLKYVLDAWGVEKFLAETQKKLAFPLVRLPPEGCEPRKQTIKHGWVGPARQKQAGHWSIGIGIPVGRMSAKQMHGLADLASNYGRGELRLTVWQNLILPHVLEAFVATVEKSARRMGFFTESSGIAAGIIACTGSKGCKYASADTKGHAVDLIKRLGSKLQLDQPINIHFTGCPHSCAQHYCGDLGFVASKLPNGAEGYHLVIGGGMDEERGIGRELFRGLTAAEVPDVVERILREYLTRRATGESFVAWTRRHSIGDLQTFFS is encoded by the coding sequence GTGTCGACGACGCCCATCCTCCCACCCTCAACCGCGGGCTTTAGCGCCGAGCAAAAGGAATACCTCCAGGGATTCTTCGCCGGCGTCCTGGCATCGGGCGCTGCTCCGTTCGTAGGACAGACAGCGGGCGGGTTGCTCACGGCGGTGCCGGGCCAGTCCGTGACGCCAAATCTTGCCGCCGAGCCAACCGTACATGGCACGCCCCTGGGTGACCTCTGCAAGGAGGAGCGCTGGAAACACGAGGAAAACCCGCTCGACGGCTGGGAGCGCCTGGTGCGGCACGCCGAACACAACCAGTTCCCCGACCCCGAGCACACCTATCGATTCAAGACCTTCGGTCTCTTCTACGTCGCCCCAGCCCAGGACAGCTTCATGATCCGCCTGCGGGTGCCGGCCTGTGAACTCACGGCCGTTCAGCTCAGGGGCCTTGCCGACATCGCGAAGGACTTCGGGGGCGGCTACGCTCACATCACCACGCGCGGGAATCTGCAGATCCGGGAGATTGCGCCGGCGAACCTCGTCAAGGTGCTGACGCACGTGCAGGATCTGGGACTCACCTCCAAGGGTGCGGGAGCGGACAATATCCGCAACATTACCGCCTCGCCCAACTCCGGTTTCGATCCGGACGAACTCCTCGACGTCCGGCCCCACGCGAAGGCGTTGCACCACTACATCCTGAATCATCGCGACCTCTACGGTCTTCCGCGAAAGTTCAACGTCGCCTTCGACAACGGGGGGTCGCTCTCGGCGGCGGCCGACACAAACGACATTGGCTTCTTCGCCTGCAGCGTCACGGAGGACTCACTACGACGCACGCCCGGGCACGCAGCCGAACCCGGGATCTACTTCCGCGTGTGGCTTGGCGGGATATCCGGACATGGTGATCTCGCGCGGGACACCGGGGTTCTCCTGCGACCGGGCGAGGCGGTGGCGGTATCCGCCGCGATGATACGCGTGTTCTCGGAGCACGGGGATCGCACAAACAGGAAGAAGGCGCGCCTGAAATACGTGCTCGATGCGTGGGGGGTGGAGAAGTTCCTAGCCGAAACACAGAAGAAGCTGGCCTTTCCCCTTGTTCGCCTGCCGCCGGAGGGTTGTGAACCCAGGAAGCAAACGATCAAGCACGGCTGGGTTGGCCCCGCGAGGCAGAAGCAGGCCGGGCACTGGTCGATCGGGATCGGCATTCCCGTGGGTCGGATGAGCGCTAAGCAAATGCATGGGCTGGCGGACCTGGCCTCCAACTATGGACGTGGTGAACTGCGCCTGACGGTCTGGCAAAATCTGATCCTGCCCCACGTGCTGGAGGCATTTGTGGCGACAGTGGAGAAGTCGGCGCGGCGCATGGGTTTCTTCACGGAATCGTCCGGTATCGCCGCAGGGATCATTGCCTGCACGGGAAGCAAGGGATGCAAATACGCATCCGCGGATACAAAAGGCCACGCTGTCGACTTGATCAAACGACTCGGTTCCAAGCTGCAGTTGGACCAGCCGATCAACATTCATTTCACGGGCTGTCCGCACTCCTGTGCCCAGCACTATTGCGGCGACCTCGGCTTCGTTGCATCCAAACTGCCAAACGGAGCTGAGGGCTACCACCTTGTCATCGGTGGAGGAATGGACGAGGAGCGCGGAATTGGCAGAGAGCTCTTCCGCGGGCTCACGGCTGCAGAAGTGCCGGACGTCGTTGAGCGCATCCTTCGGGAGTACCTCACGCGACGCGCGACGGGTGAATCCTTCGTCGCCTGGACGCGGCGTCATAGCATTGGCGACCTGCAGACCTTTTTCTCATGA